One Thermoplasmata archaeon genomic window carries:
- a CDS encoding YfcE family phosphodiesterase, which produces MILISDVHSNYIAIKEILEQLDKNEKIVHAGDVVGYNPFPNETITLFKQYNVISIAGNHDKAILSGNFSNFNEDAKIAGLLTKNMLNSESFAYLRSLKPSITIIDNNKKIAVHHGAPFDEDYYMYEESVLESLLQYDRADVLVLGHTHVPYIRKFGKKIICNPGSVGQPRDGDSRAAYIIINTENMNIELRRVKYNIKEVSDKIESLNFPEFLAKRLFYGI; this is translated from the coding sequence ATGATATTAATTTCCGATGTTCATTCGAATTACATTGCCATAAAAGAGATTCTGGAGCAGTTGGACAAAAATGAAAAGATAGTTCATGCTGGGGATGTGGTTGGATATAACCCTTTTCCAAATGAGACAATTACTCTTTTCAAGCAATATAATGTGATCTCAATTGCCGGCAATCATGACAAAGCTATTTTATCTGGCAATTTTTCAAACTTTAACGAAGATGCGAAGATTGCGGGATTATTGACAAAAAACATGTTAAATTCTGAAAGTTTCGCTTATCTTAGATCGTTGAAACCCTCGATTACCATTATTGACAATAACAAAAAAATTGCGGTGCACCATGGTGCTCCATTCGACGAAGATTATTACATGTATGAAGAAAGCGTTTTAGAATCACTTCTCCAATACGATCGCGCAGATGTATTAGTGTTAGGACATACCCATGTGCCATATATTCGAAAATTCGGGAAAAAGATAATATGTAATCCCGGCAGTGTTGGTCAGCCCAGAGACGGAGATAGCAGAGCTGCATATATTATAATAAACACTGAAAATATGAATATTGAGCTTAGAAGAGTAAAGTATAATATAAAAGAAGTATCTGATAAAATTGAAAGCCTGAACTTTCCTGAATTTTTAGCTAAAAGACTGTTTTATGGCATTTGA